A genome region from Anopheles stephensi strain Indian chromosome 2, UCI_ANSTEP_V1.0, whole genome shotgun sequence includes the following:
- the LOC118503757 gene encoding cysteine-rich motor neuron 1 protein isoform X2 — MDAQSYAKDDEPERAKRAIATNNHAHGPITIVPSAMQFFYTNHLQVQQQLRLKRNIDPTELIDAGMDYTAESDLQELCCPRCICQPCPEIPSCPPNFKPVVDFHEHTGQPGNCCPSFHCQRNPMCYSETNRAWYVENETWSEPPCTECKCLAGQNRCEIPACKPLNCEHQINLPDRCCPVCDPAKSIFCEDHNCEVQCRNGYERRGNCSLCSCVQVPPPVPVTDEPTETPTLMANFTAMDTTESELFDTGKERTDDGFFSNLPTLGFIIFVIIVGLSIFIIYSLVSIESVKKGLQMWFSCNEIPQRKSAYNRVSSVVVPVPPSSPPSPPANGTTANSMA; from the coding sequence ATGGACGCGCAAAGCTACGCCAAAGACGACGAGCCGGAGCGAGCGAAGCGCGCAATCGCCACCAACAACCATGCCCACGGACCGATCACGATTGTCCCGAGTGCGATGCAGTTCTTCTACACCAACCACCTGCAggtacagcagcagctacgCCTCAAGCGTAACATCGATCCAACCGAGCTGATCGACGCCGGTATGGACTATACCGCCGAGTCCGATCTGCAAGAGCTTTGCTGCCCCCGGTGCATCTGCCAACCGTGCCCGGAGATTCCGAGCTGTCCGCCCAACTTCAAGCCCGTCGTTGACTTTCACGAACATACCGGGCAACCAGGCAATTGCTGTCCTTCGTTCCACTGCCAGCGGAATCCGATGTGCTATTCCGAAACGAACCGTGCCTGGTACGTGGAGAACGAAACCTGGAGCGAACCACCGTGCACGGAGTGCAAATGTTTGGCGGGCCAGAACCGATGCGAGATACCGGCCTGCAAACCGCTCAACTGTGAGCACCAGATAAACCTACCGGACCGGTGCTGTCCGGTGTGCGATCCGGCCAAGTCCATCTTCTGCGAGGACCACAACTGTGAGGTGCAGTGCCGGAATGGGTACGAACGGCGGGGCAATTGTTCGCTGTGTAGCTGCGTGCAGGTGCCACCGCCCGTGCCGGTAACCGACGAGCCCACCGAGACACCGACACTGATGGCAAACTTCACCGCGATGGACACGACGGAATCGGAGCTGTTCGACACCGGCAAAGAACGCACTGATGATGGATTTTTCAGCAACTTGCCTACGCTCGGGTTCATCATTTTCGTCATCATTGTTGGGCTGAGCATCTTCATCATCTACAGCCTGGTGTCGATCGAGAGCGTCAAGAAGGGTCTGCAGATGTGGTTCAGCTGCAACGAGATTCCGCAGCGCAAGAGCGCGTACAACCGAGTGTCCAGCGTGGTGGTTCCCGTACCACCGTCGTCACCGCCGTCGCCGCCTGCTAATGGGACAACCGCGAACAGTATGGCCTAA
- the LOC118503757 gene encoding cysteine-rich motor neuron 1 protein isoform X1: MASIRAQPPRPVRAMALLLVIASLLATSCTADEAVTDLETRCQNVQCYNDCPSDSYLQHTMDAQSYAKDDEPERAKRAIATNNHAHGPITIVPSAMQFFYTNHLQVQQQLRLKRNIDPTELIDAGMDYTAESDLQELCCPRCICQPCPEIPSCPPNFKPVVDFHEHTGQPGNCCPSFHCQRNPMCYSETNRAWYVENETWSEPPCTECKCLAGQNRCEIPACKPLNCEHQINLPDRCCPVCDPAKSIFCEDHNCEVQCRNGYERRGNCSLCSCVQVPPPVPVTDEPTETPTLMANFTAMDTTESELFDTGKERTDDGFFSNLPTLGFIIFVIIVGLSIFIIYSLVSIESVKKGLQMWFSCNEIPQRKSAYNRVSSVVVPVPPSSPPSPPANGTTANSMA, from the coding sequence ATCTCGAAACGCGCTGCCAGAACGTGCAATGTTACAACGATTGCCCATCGGACAGCTACCTGCAGCACACGATGGACGCGCAAAGCTACGCCAAAGACGACGAGCCGGAGCGAGCGAAGCGCGCAATCGCCACCAACAACCATGCCCACGGACCGATCACGATTGTCCCGAGTGCGATGCAGTTCTTCTACACCAACCACCTGCAggtacagcagcagctacgCCTCAAGCGTAACATCGATCCAACCGAGCTGATCGACGCCGGTATGGACTATACCGCCGAGTCCGATCTGCAAGAGCTTTGCTGCCCCCGGTGCATCTGCCAACCGTGCCCGGAGATTCCGAGCTGTCCGCCCAACTTCAAGCCCGTCGTTGACTTTCACGAACATACCGGGCAACCAGGCAATTGCTGTCCTTCGTTCCACTGCCAGCGGAATCCGATGTGCTATTCCGAAACGAACCGTGCCTGGTACGTGGAGAACGAAACCTGGAGCGAACCACCGTGCACGGAGTGCAAATGTTTGGCGGGCCAGAACCGATGCGAGATACCGGCCTGCAAACCGCTCAACTGTGAGCACCAGATAAACCTACCGGACCGGTGCTGTCCGGTGTGCGATCCGGCCAAGTCCATCTTCTGCGAGGACCACAACTGTGAGGTGCAGTGCCGGAATGGGTACGAACGGCGGGGCAATTGTTCGCTGTGTAGCTGCGTGCAGGTGCCACCGCCCGTGCCGGTAACCGACGAGCCCACCGAGACACCGACACTGATGGCAAACTTCACCGCGATGGACACGACGGAATCGGAGCTGTTCGACACCGGCAAAGAACGCACTGATGATGGATTTTTCAGCAACTTGCCTACGCTCGGGTTCATCATTTTCGTCATCATTGTTGGGCTGAGCATCTTCATCATCTACAGCCTGGTGTCGATCGAGAGCGTCAAGAAGGGTCTGCAGATGTGGTTCAGCTGCAACGAGATTCCGCAGCGCAAGAGCGCGTACAACCGAGTGTCCAGCGTGGTGGTTCCCGTACCACCGTCGTCACCGCCGTCGCCGCCTGCTAATGGGACAACCGCGAACAGTATGGCCTAA